In Cherax quadricarinatus isolate ZL_2023a chromosome 61, ASM3850222v1, whole genome shotgun sequence, a single window of DNA contains:
- the LOC128699258 gene encoding cuticle protein 21-like has protein sequence MIFKVCVVLAAVGVALADPGDYGPVYKSEPLPYYYDYNVHDGYKGTNFGQHEKSDGKNVYGSYTVDLPDGRKQRVDYTADHYRGYVAKVSYYGKAQHPKHYGPAITFFNKGYGHGGYH, from the exons ATGATCTTCAAG GTATGCGTGGTTCTCGCGGCAGTGGGCGTGGCTCTGGCCGACCCAGGTGACTACGGACCAGTCTACAAGTCG GAACCTCTGCCATACTACTACGACTACAATGTGCATGACGGCTACAAGGGCACGAACTTCGGGCAGCACGAAAAGTCCGATGGTAAAAATGTGTACGGTTCCTACACTGTCGATCTCCCCGACGGTCGCAAACAAAGA GTGGACTACACAGCTGACCACTACCGAGGCTACGTGGCCAAGGTCAGCTACTACGGGAAGGCTCAGCACCCTAAACACTACGGCCCCGCCATCACATTCTTCAACAAAGGATACGGACATGGAGGCTACCACTGA
- the LOC128699502 gene encoding pupal cuticle protein Edg-84A-like, giving the protein MLRQVLVVVVVVAVSLTGVTLANPGGYEPVYSSEPLPYYYDYSVHDGYKGTNFGQHEKSDGKAVYGSYTVDLPDGRKQRVDYTADHYRGYVAKVSYYGKAQHPKHYGPAITFFNKGYGHGGYH; this is encoded by the exons ATGCTTCGTCAG gtgctggttgttgtggtagtggttgccGTCTCTCTGACAGGCGTGACCCTGGCCAACCCAGGCGGTTATGAACCAGTTTATTCTTCG GAGCCGCTGccctactactacgactacagtGTACATGACGGCTACAAGGGCACCAACTTCGGTCAGCACGAAAAGTCCGACGGTAAAGCTGTGTACGGTTCCTACACCGTCGACCTCCCCGACGGTCGCAAACAAAGG GTGGACTACACAGCTGACCACTACAGAGGCTACGTGGCCAAGGTCAGCTATTATGGCAAGGCTCAGCATCCAAAACATTATGGCCCCGCCATCACCTTCTTTAACAAGGGCTACGGACACGGGGGATACCACTGA